The Thermoanaerobaculia bacterium region ATCCCCCCGCGACCGTCGAGGTCGACTCCGCCCCCGGCCGCGCGAGCCAGGCAAAGGAGGTCTGCCCGTCCTGCGCCCCGCCGGCGACCGGGCGATCCGCTCGATCCGGACGCTCCGCGACCAGCAGGCGGCGCACATCGCGTCCCGGCAGGTCGGGTGCCGCCGGGGCTCCGGCGAGGGCGAGGAAGGTCGGCACGATGTCGATCTGATCGACCGGTGTGACGAGGCTGCGTCCCTCGGCCCCGCTCCGTTGGCCCTCCGGCAGACGGAGGATGAACGGGATGCGCAACATCTCCTCGTAGAGCGTGAAGCCGTGCTTCCAGCCGCCATGATCCAGGAACTCCTCGCCGTGGTCCGAGGTCAGCAGGACTGCGGTCGAGGGCGCGAGGTCGCGGCGCTCCAGCTCGTCGAGGAGGTCGCCGAAGGCGGCGTCGTTCTGCGCGATCTCGGCATCGTAGAGAGCGCGCGCGGCGGCGGCGCGGCTCTCCGCCGCTGCGCCGACGAGCGCCGCGAGCGCGTCGGAGCCCGCGCAGCAGGCCGACTCGACCTCGACCTCCGGCGCCAGCCGGCGGCGAAACTCCTCCCGCGGCCGGTAGGGATCGTGCGGATCGAGGGTGTGCACGACGAGGAGAAAAGGCTTCGCCGCCGGCCGCTGCCCGCGCGCCTCGAGCCAGGCGAAGACCTCGCGATTCATCTCTGCGGCGTCGAAATGCTGGTGCTTCCTCCCTTTGCGGTGGGCGAGATAGCGGAAGGTGTCCCAGCCCTGGGCGAAGCCGAAGCGCGCCACGATGTTGGCGTTGGTCGTGAAGAGCGCCGTTTCGTAGCCGGCCGTCTGCAGGCGCTCGGCGAGCGTGTCGACGCTCTCGGGGATGCGCTGCGAGCGCAGCTCGGCCCCGTGCGCGGGCGGAAAGAGGCCGGTGAGGATCGTGGCCACCGCCGGTTTGGTCCACGAGCTCTGGGCGCGGGCGTGGGAGAAGAGGAGCGCGTCGGCAGCGAAGCGGTCGATGCGCGGCGAGGTCGGGCGCGGGTAGCCGTAACAGCCGAGATGGTCGGCGCGCAGCGTGTCGATGAGATAGACGATGAGATTCGGGCGCGGCTCCGCGCTGGCCGCGGCCGCTTCGGTCGCTTCTGGCGTTGCGACCGTCGCGCCGGGTTCGCCCGCGCCGCCGGTTGTCGGCACGGCGGAGCGCAGGCGCGGCTGTTCGAGGCGCAGACCGCTCACCCGGACGACGCCGTCCGCCCCGGGCGCGCGCAGGGCGAAGCGGACGAGCGCCGGCTCTGCCGACGCGGCGACGAGCTCGATCCGGCCGGCGCCGCCCGGCGAAACCACCTTCCGGACGACGTCTCGACTCTCCTCTTCGACCGTGAGCGCGAGCTGCGTGCTGCCGCTCGCCGCGACCGCATCCCAGGCGATCCGCGCACCGGGAGCGAGATCGAATGCGCCATCGACAGCCGAGCCCGCGGGCAGGGTGAGGGTCCCGCCGGCGGCGTCGATCCCCGGGAGCTCGGTGGTTTGCTGGGTCTGGGGGTCTTGCCGGTCCCGGCGGTCGCCGGCGCCGCTGAAGCGCACGCCGTCCCAGGCGACCGCCCAGGGCGCCTCCTCGCGCCCCGTGTTGAAGCGCGCATAGCGCAGCTCGAGGAGGTTCTCCCCGGCGCGCAGCCGGGCCGCCGGCAACGAGAAGCGCAGCGTCGTCGGGTCCGGACCGATCTCCTGCTCGCCGGCCGTAGCGCCGTTCGCCCGCAGCTCGACGCGCTGGCTGGGACCTCCCGCGAACGGAAAGGACCAGCCGCGCAGCCGCAGCTCGAGATCGCGCGCCTCGACGAGCTCGAAGGAGAGCCGCGAGCGAGCTCCCGCCCCCCAGATGAAGCTCGTCGCGCCGCTCCTCTCGGGTGCGGCCCAGCCCTCGCGCAGATGCGCGCCTGCCGCGGGCTCGCCGATGTCGATGGCGCGCGTTTCCGCCGACAGCCGAAGCGCGGGCCCGAACGCCGCCAGATCGAGGCGCTCGTAATCGTCCGCACCCGTCGGCGCTTCTCCCGCCGGGGACGAAGGCGGACGGCAGCCGGACGTTCCCCCGGCGGCAACCAGCAGCGTGAGCAGTGCGGTGAACTTCAGCAAGCGGCTTCGAGGATGTCGATCCTGTCGGGCGAGTTCGGGACGACGCAGAGAAACTCGAACGGCGCCTCGAGAACGGTGTAGGAGTGCGGCATGCCGGCCGGGATGTAGAGGGTGTTGCCGGCCGCGACCTCGTGGACCGTGTCGCCGACCGTCATCCGCGCCCGGCCGGCGAGGACGTACTGCTCGTGCTCGACCAGATTGGTGTGCAGCGGCATACCTCCGCCTTCGCCCATGATGAAGCGCCGCAGCGCGAAGTTGGGCGCGCCGTCGCCGGGGCCGACCAGCACCTGCACCTCGGTCGCCTTGCCGGCGGCCACGACCTTCTTCTCGACCTCTTCGGCCCGTTTCACCGCGGCCGTCGGCAGCTCTGCGCTCATCCCGTTCTCCCCGGCTCGGACCTCAGCTTCGTGGAGGAGAATCGTACGCGATCCTGTCCCGCGGAACACGAGCACGGCGCCCGGACCGCACTGCCCGGACCGCTCCGGCGAGCGCCACGAGCGCAGCCAGCAGGCCCGCCGCGAAGCCGGCCTTCGCACCGGAAGCGCCGACGAGGCCGCGGACCGAACCGAAAATGGCCAGCCCGGCTGCCGTGCCGGCGACGTAGGCGGCGCGCTCCCAGGCGGGGCCCAGTCCAGCGATACGAGGCCAGCGCTCGCCCTCCGCGGCGGCGAGCACCGGCGGCGACGACGTCACAATCCCGCGCAGGCGATCCCAATCCCAGGCGAGGAGCGCGGCGGCGGCAAAGAGCATCGGGCCGGTGACCAACGGCGTGCCCCGGAAGTCGAGCGCCACCGTGATGACGAAGATGTTCAGCGCCACCGGAAAGAAGACGATCGCCCCGAGGGTTGCGGCGCGCGGCACCAGCATGAGGAGCCCGGCCACGACCTGCGTCGCGCCGAGGAACTGCCAGTAGCCGCCGGTCTGGTACATCGCCTCGAAGAAGGCGCCGACCGGACTCTCGACCGAAATCTGGGTGAAGCGGTGGCCCATGAACTTCACCCAGCCGGTCGGGATGAAGGCCATGGCGAAGAGACAGCGCGTCGCGAGGACCACCCGGTAGAGCAGCGGACTCGCCCGCGCCCGGGCATGCAGTCGGTCGAGAAAGGCGATCGCAGGGTTCATCGATGGCACCGCAATCTTCTACGCCTGTCCCTGGCGATTGTTACCGCTTCGCGGGAGCGACGGGTCGCGGGCCCGCGACAGCCAGCGCGATGCTGGAGAGGACCAGCAGGCCCGAGAGCACCAGCCGGGCGCCGAGCTCTTCGGAAAGCAGCAGCACTCCGCCCAGAGCCGTGAGCACCGGGACGCCGAGCTGCACCAGCCCGGCCGAGAGCGGCCTGAGCCCGGGCAGCGCCGCGTACCAGATCGCGTAGCCGACTCCCGAGGTGAGCGCACCTGAGAACACGGCGAGGGCGATACCCCCCAGGCTCGCGTGCGGGGAAGATGTCGTCCACCCCACTAGCGGCAGTGCGAGCATGGCGAGGAGCATGGCGAGCGCGAGCGGTGTCGCGCGCGCGAAGTTTCCGGCGGTGACCGCCAGCGGCGCCGCTCGTTCGTTTCGCCCGCGCAGACTGTAGATCCCCCAGGCGACGCCAGCTGCAGCCATGCCGAGCGCCGCGAGCGGCGGCGCACGCTCTCCTGCCGCGGAAGCCGCGACGCCTGGCAGAGTGAGCCAGCCGAGTCCGGCGAGCGCGAGCGCCAGGCCAGCGCCGTCGTAGCGGGTGAGGCGATGCCCGGAGAGCAGGCCGCCGACGAGCATCGTAATCTGCACGAAGCCGAAGAGGATCAACGCCCCGACGCCGGCGGAGAGCTCGACGTAGGCGAGCGAGAAGGCGATGGCGTAGGCGAAGAGCGCCGCAGCCGAGGCCCAGCCGCCGGCGAGGCGGGGGGCGCCGGGCCGCAACGGCCGCGCGAACAGCAGGAGCCCGAGGACCACCGCGCCGCTCGTGAGCCGCACCGCGGTGAAGCTCGCCGGATCGATCGCCTGCGAACGCAGCGCCGCCCGGCACAGCCAGGAGTTGCCGGCGAAGGCGACCAGCGCGCCGCCGGTCAGGACAGCCGTGCGAAAGGGGCTCGCCGTTCTACTCCTCGCCCATCAACTGGAGGTCCAGAAGGTCCTTGGGTCGGCCGGTGGCGCGCTTGTTGCGAATCATCGCGGCGCGGCCGATGAACGGCAGGTCGAGTCCGGAGTGCGACACGATCGCGTGTTCGAGCCAGGCTTCCTCGAATGAGATGCCGGTCAACTCGGTCGCGAGATCGATGCGATAGGGCGGCATTCCCATCTGAAAGACGACGCCGGGGGTCCGCAAGTCCTCTTCGGTCAGGTCGAAAAGGGGAGCGCCGAAATCCCCCAGGGCCGCAAAGACCCGCGCGGCGTTGTCGGGTGTCGGCTCGACGAAGAGATCGAAATCTCCGGTCGCGCGCGGTTGGGCCCAGTAGCCGAGCGCATGGGCGCCGACGACCAGGAACCTGACCTCACGGGCGCAGAACGCGCGCAACAGATCGAGGGCGTCCGGCGGGATCGGGAGGGAGCTTGCCGACGATGCCATAAGCCTCCTGGCTCATTTGGAAAACGCGGAGGAAGCGATCGACCGGTGCGATTCGGGACCAGAACTCGGCGTCGCGGCCCGCGTCGTCGGCCTCCCTGTGCGTCGTCTTGCGAACCGGAATCGAACGCGGGTCCATCGAAGAATTCTACGCTCAGGGCCGGTGGGAGGCGAGTCGTCGTCCGATGCCATCGAGCCCGGGTTCCGCCCGCCGGATCGCCCCTTGCGGCCCACTCGAGAAGCGCCCTCCTCGAGTCGAGATATCGTTCGCGCGCACCCGGCATTCAAGAGTCGAACCCGAGAACGACCGCGAGGAGTCTCGTATGTCTGACGAGAAGAAGCGCCCCCCGACGGATGAGCGCCGCGCCGGCAGCGACCGGCGGCGGGAGGAACGGCGAAAGAAGGTGGTCCCGGTCGCGGTCGAGCGTCGCAAAGGCGGCGATCGGCGAGACGACGGGGACCGTCGCGGCCGCTGAGGAACCGGAGGGCCGACGGGGTCAGTCCTCGACTTTGAGCACCGCCAGGAAGGCCTCTTGCGGGATCTCGACGTTGCCGACCGATTTCATCCGCTTCTTGCCCTCTTTCTGCTTCTCGAGGAGCTTTCTCTTGCGGCTGATGTCGCCGCCGTAGCACTTGGCGAGAACGTCCTTGCGCAGCGCCTTGACGGTCGATCGCGCGACGATCTTCGAGCCGATCGCCGCCTGCAGGATGACCTCGAAGAGTTGGCGCGGGATGAGCTCCTTCATCTTGTCCACCAGGGCCTTCCCCTTGGGGTGCGCCTTCTGGCGGTGCACCATGATCGACAAGGCATCCACCGGCTCGCTGTTGATCAACACGTCGAGCTTGACGACGTCGCCCTCGCGGTAGTCGGAGAGCTCGTAGTCGAACGAGGCGTAGCCGCGGGACACCGACTTCAGCTTGTCGTAGAAGTCGTGGATGACCTCGGCGAGCGGGAAGTCGTATTCGATCAGGACGCGATCCGACGAGACGTACTGGAGGCTCCTCTGGATGCCGCGCCGGTCCTGCGACAGCGCGAGGATCCCGCCGACGTACTCGTCGCGGGTGACCATCGTCGCCTTGATGTAGGGCTCCTCGATCGACTCGACGCGCGACAGATCCGGCAGCTGCGCCGGGCTCGAGATCTCGATCTGGGTGCCGTTCGAGATGTTGACGCGGTAGCGCACGCCCGGCGCCGTCGTGATGAGAGCCAGATTGAACTCGCGCTCGAGGCGCTCCTGGATGATCTCCATGTGCAGCAGCCCCAGGAAGCCACAGCGGAAACCGAAACCCAGCGCCGTCGAGCTCTCGGGCTCGAAGGTGAACGAGGCGTCGTTCAGACGGAGCTTGTCGACCGCGTCCCGCAGGTCTTCGTAGTCCTCGGAGACCACCGGGAAGAGGCCGGCGAACACCATCGGCTTCACTTCCATGAAGCCGGGACAGGGGTCGAGCGTCGGGCGGTCGGGGTGGGTGACGGTGTCGCCGATCTTCGCCTGGATCAGGTCGCGGATGTTGGCGTAGACGTAACCGACCTCACCGACCGACAGCTCCTGCACCTCGCGCGGCTTCGGGTGGTAGGTGCCGAGCTCCTCGACCGTGTAGACCCTTCCGGCGGCGACGAACTTGATCTTGTCGCCGCGCTTCAGTGTGCCGTCGATGACCCGGATGAAACAGGCGACGCCGCGATAGGTGTCGTACCAGGAGTCGAAGAGCAGCGCCTTCAACGGCGCTTCCGGATCGCCGACCGGCGGCGGAATGTCGCTCACGATGCGCTCGAGGAGCTCGTCGATGCCGATGCCGGTCTTGGCCGAGGTGAGCACCGCGTTCGAGGCGTCGATGCCGATGACCTGCTCGACCTGCTCCTTGGCGCGATCGATGTCCGCCGACGGCAGGTCGATCTTGTTGATCACCGGCAGAAGCTCGAGTCCGCCGTTGACGGCGAGGTAGGCGTTGGCCAGCGTCTGCGCTTCGACCCCCTGCGCCGCGTCGACGATGAGCAGCGCCCCCTCGCAGGCGGCGAGCGAGCGCGACACCTCGTAGGAGAAGTCGACGTGCCCGGGGGTGTCGATCAGGTTGAAGACGTAGGTCTCGCCGTCCTTCGCCCGGTAGTCGAGTCGAACGGCGCGCGCCTTGATGGTGATGCCGCGTTCGCGCTCGAGGTCCATGTCGTCCAGGAGCTGGGCGTGCATCTCGCGCTGCGTCACCGCGCCGGTACGCTCGAGGATGCGATCGGCGAGTGTCGACTTGCCGTGATCGATGTGCGCGATGATCGAGAAGTTGCGGATGTGGGAGGCCGGAGGCATAGGTGTGGGACCGACAGCGGGGGCTCGCGAGCGGCGCCGCCGGGCAGGAGAGCTTATCAGGTCAGCCCCGGGGGACCGGTCTCGGCTAAACTTGGCGCATGAGCTTTGGATCGGCCGCGAATCCCGCCATCGGATCCACTGGCGGCTCCGCTGGAGGCTCCCGCGCGGGCTCCGGTTCCCCCACGGTCCCGGCGCTCCACTGCCGGGGTCTGGTCAAGCGCTACGGCGACCTCGTCGCCGTCGACGGGCTCGACCTCGAAGTGGCGGCGGGCGAGTGTTTCGGCCTGCTCGGCCCGAACGGCGCCGGCAAGACCACGACGGTCGAGCTCTTCGAGGGCCTGCTCTCTCCCGACGGCGGCACGCTCGAAGTGCTGGGCCTGCGCTGGAAGGGGGACGGCCAGAGGCTGCGGGCGCGGCTCGGCGTGCAGCTGCAGGAGACGCGCTTCCCGGAGAAGCTCCGGGTGACCGAGCTGGTCGAGCTCTTCCGCAGCTTCTACCGCGACGGTCTCCCTCCCGCGGCGGCGCTCGCCCTCGTCGGCCTCGAGGAGAAGCGGCGGGCGTTCGTGCGCGAGCTCTCCGGCGGCCAGAAGCAGCGCCTGTCGCTCGCCTGCGCGCTGGTCGGCGATCCGGAGGTGCTCTTCCTCGACGAGCCGACCACGGGACTCGACCCGGCCTCACGCCGCCAGATCTGGGAGATCGTCGAGCGGTTGAAGGAGCGCGGCCGGACGGTTCTCCTCACCACCCACTACATGGAGGAGGCGGCGCGCCTCTGCGACCGCGTCGCCATCATCGACCGCGGACGGATCCTGGCGGAGG contains the following coding sequences:
- a CDS encoding EamA family transporter, whose translation is MTGGALVAFAGNSWLCRAALRSQAIDPASFTAVRLTSGAVVLGLLLFARPLRPGAPRLAGGWASAAALFAYAIAFSLAYVELSAGVGALILFGFVQITMLVGGLLSGHRLTRYDGAGLALALAGLGWLTLPGVAASAAGERAPPLAALGMAAAGVAWGIYSLRGRNERAAPLAVTAGNFARATPLALAMLLAMLALPLVGWTTSSPHASLGGIALAVFSGALTSGVGYAIWYAALPGLRPLSAGLVQLGVPVLTALGGVLLLSEELGARLVLSGLLVLSSIALAVAGPRPVAPAKR
- a CDS encoding ABC transporter ATP-binding protein, encoding MSFGSAANPAIGSTGGSAGGSRAGSGSPTVPALHCRGLVKRYGDLVAVDGLDLEVAAGECFGLLGPNGAGKTTTVELFEGLLSPDGGTLEVLGLRWKGDGQRLRARLGVQLQETRFPEKLRVTELVELFRSFYRDGLPPAAALALVGLEEKRRAFVRELSGGQKQRLSLACALVGDPEVLFLDEPTTGLDPASRRQIWEIVERLKERGRTVLLTTHYMEEAARLCDRVAIIDRGRILAEGAPAVLVASLGAEHVIEVETESEIPEAALAGLPGVEAIRRDGTTVRLTVREVHRAVPPLLARLAERHIEARRLATHHATLEDLFIALTGRTLEGGSAVVASGDAAGSAA
- the lepA gene encoding translation elongation factor 4; the protein is MPPASHIRNFSIIAHIDHGKSTLADRILERTGAVTQREMHAQLLDDMDLERERGITIKARAVRLDYRAKDGETYVFNLIDTPGHVDFSYEVSRSLAACEGALLIVDAAQGVEAQTLANAYLAVNGGLELLPVINKIDLPSADIDRAKEQVEQVIGIDASNAVLTSAKTGIGIDELLERIVSDIPPPVGDPEAPLKALLFDSWYDTYRGVACFIRVIDGTLKRGDKIKFVAAGRVYTVEELGTYHPKPREVQELSVGEVGYVYANIRDLIQAKIGDTVTHPDRPTLDPCPGFMEVKPMVFAGLFPVVSEDYEDLRDAVDKLRLNDASFTFEPESSTALGFGFRCGFLGLLHMEIIQERLEREFNLALITTAPGVRYRVNISNGTQIEISSPAQLPDLSRVESIEEPYIKATMVTRDEYVGGILALSQDRRGIQRSLQYVSSDRVLIEYDFPLAEVIHDFYDKLKSVSRGYASFDYELSDYREGDVVKLDVLINSEPVDALSIMVHRQKAHPKGKALVDKMKELIPRQLFEVILQAAIGSKIVARSTVKALRKDVLAKCYGGDISRKRKLLEKQKEGKKRMKSVGNVEIPQEAFLAVLKVED
- a CDS encoding sulfatase, with the translated sequence MLKFTALLTLLVAAGGTSGCRPPSSPAGEAPTGADDYERLDLAAFGPALRLSAETRAIDIGEPAAGAHLREGWAAPERSGATSFIWGAGARSRLSFELVEARDLELRLRGWSFPFAGGPSQRVELRANGATAGEQEIGPDPTTLRFSLPAARLRAGENLLELRYARFNTGREEAPWAVAWDGVRFSGAGDRRDRQDPQTQQTTELPGIDAAGGTLTLPAGSAVDGAFDLAPGARIAWDAVAASGSTQLALTVEEESRDVVRKVVSPGGAGRIELVAASAEPALVRFALRAPGADGVVRVSGLRLEQPRLRSAVPTTGGAGEPGATVATPEATEAAAASAEPRPNLIVYLIDTLRADHLGCYGYPRPTSPRIDRFAADALLFSHARAQSSWTKPAVATILTGLFPPAHGAELRSQRIPESVDTLAERLQTAGYETALFTTNANIVARFGFAQGWDTFRYLAHRKGRKHQHFDAAEMNREVFAWLEARGQRPAAKPFLLVVHTLDPHDPYRPREEFRRRLAPEVEVESACCAGSDALAALVGAAAESRAAAARALYDAEIAQNDAAFGDLLDELERRDLAPSTAVLLTSDHGEEFLDHGGWKHGFTLYEEMLRIPFILRLPEGQRSGAEGRSLVTPVDQIDIVPTFLALAGAPAAPDLPGRDVRRLLVAERPDRADRPVAGGAQDGQTSFAWLARPGAESTSTVAGGWKSIVFGGDRATAGWAAKSEAASAAQRTLPDRELFRLTSDPDERTNLLDPGLPRPLRALWLEGRLAAALARHGGSAPASESEIDVEIDAELERSLRALGYF
- a CDS encoding DoxX family membrane protein; translated protein: MNPAIAFLDRLHARARASPLLYRVVLATRCLFAMAFIPTGWVKFMGHRFTQISVESPVGAFFEAMYQTGGYWQFLGATQVVAGLLMLVPRAATLGAIVFFPVALNIFVITVALDFRGTPLVTGPMLFAAAALLAWDWDRLRGIVTSSPPVLAAAEGERWPRIAGLGPAWERAAYVAGTAAGLAIFGSVRGLVGASGAKAGFAAGLLAALVALAGAVRAVRSGRRARVPRDRIAYDSPPRS
- a CDS encoding cupin domain-containing protein, with the translated sequence MSAELPTAAVKRAEEVEKKVVAAGKATEVQVLVGPGDGAPNFALRRFIMGEGGGMPLHTNLVEHEQYVLAGRARMTVGDTVHEVAAGNTLYIPAGMPHSYTVLEAPFEFLCVVPNSPDRIDILEAAC